In Legionella beliardensis, the following are encoded in one genomic region:
- a CDS encoding ATP-binding protein, with protein MAIERQWLDLALQLLEKSLNPLPHELNELDWKTDVSSKGAPNLAKHISAFANYTHGGYLVFGIDDQGQINGLDQKKIKDIISKLSSIAREGVEPKISIDHAVTVYREKTLLFIYIKESKGKPVHIRGKGMEESYISSGASTHKMSKQEIGWCLLRSKVPSFEEQDADAPISTTEILNKIDVVEFFKLLKIPMPGNDDTVIQKMEEYCLVKLENHQYVINNLGVLLAAKNMSHFSGHARRGIRVICYKGSSKVEAIKDKTFNRGYAIGFNEILDYIQEQLPGSEVIKNVFRENVTVYPTVAIRELLANAMIHQDFSIDSTHPKVEIFSDRMEITNPGTLIAKTSVDRLFGSTNLRNELLARIMYKTHICEDRGSGLIRTLTAIELYGLPPLRFEISTTAFKVILYAPKNYQDMSKQERVEACFQHCILKYLSNEKMTNASLRQRLGINEKNYALASRIIKDALDQNKIKVGNPEIKNAKYIHYVPFYA; from the coding sequence ATGGCAATAGAGAGGCAATGGCTAGATTTAGCCTTACAACTTTTAGAAAAGAGTTTGAATCCACTGCCTCATGAACTCAATGAGTTGGACTGGAAGACTGATGTTTCAAGTAAGGGTGCTCCAAATTTAGCTAAACATATTTCAGCTTTTGCAAATTATACTCATGGTGGTTACTTAGTCTTTGGTATAGACGATCAGGGGCAAATAAATGGCCTTGATCAGAAAAAAATCAAAGATATTATTAGTAAACTTAGTAGTATCGCTAGAGAAGGAGTTGAACCTAAAATATCTATTGATCATGCTGTAACGGTTTATAGAGAAAAAACCTTGTTGTTTATCTATATTAAAGAATCTAAGGGAAAGCCAGTCCATATACGTGGTAAGGGCATGGAAGAATCCTATATAAGCAGTGGAGCATCCACTCATAAAATGTCGAAACAAGAAATAGGCTGGTGTTTATTAAGATCGAAGGTACCTAGTTTTGAAGAGCAAGACGCTGATGCACCTATATCAACAACGGAAATTCTAAATAAAATCGATGTGGTTGAGTTTTTTAAACTCTTAAAAATACCAATGCCTGGGAACGACGATACAGTAATACAAAAAATGGAAGAATACTGTCTTGTTAAGCTAGAGAATCATCAATATGTGATTAATAATTTGGGTGTATTACTTGCAGCAAAAAATATGTCCCATTTTTCTGGTCATGCAAGACGAGGTATTCGTGTAATTTGTTACAAAGGTTCATCAAAAGTTGAAGCAATCAAAGATAAAACCTTTAATCGAGGCTATGCAATTGGTTTTAATGAAATACTTGATTATATACAAGAGCAGCTACCTGGGAGTGAGGTAATTAAAAATGTCTTCCGAGAAAATGTGACTGTTTATCCTACTGTTGCAATACGTGAACTCTTAGCAAATGCAATGATCCATCAAGATTTTAGTATTGATAGTACTCATCCTAAAGTTGAAATTTTTTCCGATCGTATGGAGATCACTAATCCGGGTACTTTAATTGCGAAAACATCTGTTGATAGATTATTTGGTTCTACTAATCTTAGAAACGAATTACTTGCCAGAATAATGTATAAAACTCATATTTGTGAGGATCGAGGCAGTGGTTTAATAAGGACTTTAACAGCTATTGAATTATATGGATTACCACCACTTAGATTTGAAATTAGTACTACAGCTTTTAAAGTAATACTTTACGCCCCTAAAAACTATCAAGACATGAGTAAACAAGAGCGTGTGGAAGCTTGCTTCCAACATTGTATTTTAAAATATTTATCAAACGAAAAAATGACAAACGCATCTTTACGCCAAAGATTGGGGATTAATGAAAAAAATTATGCTCTTGCTTCGCGAATTATTAAAGATGCATTGGATCAAAATAAAATTAAAGTTGGTAACCCTGAGATTAAAAATGCAAAATACATTCACTATGTACCTTTCTATGCTTGA